The sequence GGTAATAAGCAAAAGCATATTTAGGATTTATTTTAATAGCTTGATTTAAATCTTTGATAGCTCCTTGAAAATCTGCTTTATTTCGCTTTTCAACACTTTGTAGATAAAAATCGTCAGCTAATGGTTTATTGGTAGCGGCATTATTTGGAGCCGCAGCAACTTTTGGCGTATCTAAACCAGCCGTTTTAAACTGCTTGGTAAAAGTACTAATAGGAATACCTAAATTTCTACCGGTTTTAATAATTATATTAGGGTTAACATCAGAAATGTTGAAATTTTCGGTAGTATCTCCCCTGCCGTGAACACCGATTAATTCACCCTTTTGATTTAATATCGGACCACCACTCATTCCTGGTAAAGTATCGATACTATAAACTAAAGAATAGCCATCACGTAAAGACTGAGAAGCATTAGCAATAATTCGCCCATCCATAAAAGTATAAAGCGAATTAGAAACCGCCGCAGTGGGCTTAGGAAAACCAGCGACATAAGCAGTAGTTCCTTCCGTAGAGTTACTAGAATTTCCCAGCTTCGCAGTCGCATATTGTTGATTGCTGTCAAATTGAACAACAGCCAAATCAACACCTTGTAAGGGTTTAATATTGCTTTTATTCAACTTATAACGCTGCCCATCGGAAGTGACGATATTGTAATCGCTCGTTTTTCTGACAACATGAGCAGCAGTAAGAACAGTATAAGTATTTCCAGAACGTTGGATAATAACTCCACTACCCGGAGAATCTTGATTATCAATTAAAACAGTAATTTTCTTCGCAATCTTTGCCACATCAGCAGAAGATTGAGCCAAAGCAAACTGAGGCTGTACCAATATAGTTGATACAGTCAACATTACAGGAGAAAGTGCGTAAATTAATTTCATTTGTTCAACTCCGAAAGCACAATTACCAATTACCAATTACCCATTACCTATTCAATCTTTCAACCTTCTGCATCGGCACAGCCCAACTTAAACGAACAATCTTTTCATGCAAAGCCTTATCAGCCTCTTCTCCCGACTCAAATACAGAAGGAATATCCCACAATGGAAAAGCGTGCATCCCATTGACACCGACAACTTCACCTCGAAGATTCAACAAAGCGCCACCGCTCATTCCCTTTTGAATATCGTTGGTATAACCAATTTGATATCCTCCCTGTAAAGCTTTATCTAAAACTAAAGAAACCTTACCGGCAGTCAACCGAAACTTGACACGAGTATCGCCTTCAACAAAAGGAAACCCAGCAGCAACAACTGCCGTACCTGGAATTGGCTTTACTCCAATAGGAGCAACAGGATAAGACTCGCCTCTAGTACGAAACTCTAATATTGCTAAATCATCACCTTTCTCAGAAGCAACATATCGTGTTTGAGCTTCCCAAATGCGATTATCTGAAGTTTTAATCCGATAGGGAGGTTTACCAGCTCGCAATACATGAGCATTAGTTACCACCGTATAAACACAACCCTGTTTTTTGAGTAAAAATCCCGTTCCTACAATACTTGGAGCCATGACGTTTACAGAAATCTGTTCCGCTCGATGGCGTAGTTGTTTTGCTGATAATATTGATGACTGTTTTGCTTGAGATTGATTTTCGCAAACAGCATTAGTGCTTCCAGCCGAAAGAGTACAGCATAAATTCGACACAGACAGCACCAGCGATAAACAGCTAAAACAGCCGATAAATTTCCATCTGTGCCAAAAATGCATCATATATTTTTACATTGGATTTTGCACAAAGTTAGCAAAAAGAAGTTTCGCGAAACTTTTCAAACTAGTACTACTTTTCATAAAATCTGATGGGTTTTCTCTCATACCCGCTCGGGGTTGCAACCCCCGGCGGTGTTGAGAATGGTGCAAGATGTAAGATTCATAGGACTAAAATAAAAATCGTCAAAACTAATGAAAAGAACTACTACTCCGCCACATTAATTCTGAGGGGTATACGGAAAAAATAAAAAATGATTCTATTTCCTCTTCCTCGCTTCATTGCTACCGCTTTGTAAATACATTTCAAAATCGACATCTACAGAATTAGCGCTTTCGTTGAGTACCATTCCTCCGGCTAATCCACGTCTATCTAACAACCTGCGTATAGTCGCTTGAGGATTGCTACCCGGTTTCAAAGTAAATAAAACAGTGTCGCTAGTACAGCCAATTCCCGGACTCGGAGTAGCACACAATACAGGCTGTCCTTTGAGAGTATCGGCGGTAATGTACCTTAGAATACCGTGGTCGTAAAACCTTTGAAACTTGTTCGATACTGCTCCACAACGCTTCTTTGGTGTCCACGGTGGTGGAAAGTAATTGCTAATCCACCGAACTATCGGCACTTTTTTACCATCTTGAGTGCGAGCAAAAGTTGTAGGAACAGACTTATTCCTATACGTGCTTGTACCGCAATAAAAAGTTGCACCTCCAGCATAGGAAGGCTGGTTACTAAAAGTTACTGCGGTGAATACAGTCAAAGAACTTATAGCAGCTCCACTTAATACTCTTACAAGTAAACCCAGTTTCATAAATCAACGCCACTCTATATAAAAGCGTAAATTCGACTTTTCTGTTAACTTTTTCCAGCTACAAGCGTAAGGAGTAGCATTTCGGATTATGCCTAGATATATCACTGTTCTTATCGCTTTTTTAATAAAGATATTGTTAAGAGCAAAATTAACTAAGTATATTTTTGTATAAAAAAATAATCTTTCAGATAGAGATAGTAAGGATTTACAAATAGCTAATGGAGAATAATTAATAGATGCGGTAAGATACAACGCATAATTTGTAAAAAAATATTAAGTCAAGACTATATTGCTGCTGAAAAAAACCGTCACTTATTGGAGAATAAAAGTTATCCAACTTGCTGTAATTTATCCAATTCCAGAGAAAGAGATTAATCATTTATGTACAAATCTAAAAAATCACTCTTTCAGGCAATTCAACAGAGTTGGCGTTTTATCAACAAATGGTTTTTGGATACACCCCAAAGGGCGCTGTTATTAGCTTATGAAGCGGCGTTAAAGATTAGGGATATTGAAGATAAACATTTTTCAGGAAACAAAATATCTGAAGAATCTAATATATATACAGCAAACGTTTTATCTTATTGGCAAGCAGAGCTTGAAAAATATCTGAAAACAATTAATTTTAGGTTAGCAGAATTTCAACGCAGCAGTTCGTTGTTAACTGTAACCGATAAAACATTTTTAGATAAACTCAAGTTTATTGATGAAGTTACCGCAAGATATGCAGTTGACAAAGAATTTACTACTAAAAGAAGAATAGTTACAACCCAATCAAATACTCAAGAACAGAAAGAACATTATGAATTAGATTATGACGATACAGATATAAATAAAATGAAAGTTAAGCCCGTGACTGTAAAAACGGGCTTGTTTCCGGGTTCAATTACTAGAAGTTTCAAAAAAATAATTAAGGAATTATCTCCACGGGCAGAAGAAAAAACTGTCAGAGATTTCAGAACTTCCAGCAAAAGAACGAGAATAGCTCTGAAATTTTTAGCTACCTTAATAATAGTACCTTTTTTAACATATTTATTTTTAAAACAATTAGTAATTTATCCGATAGTAGAGCGAGTCAGAACCGATGCAGCTACCGATGCTTTTCTGAATAGTCATATTGAAGAGCAAGTTTTGCAAGAATTCAAATTCTATCAGCAAGAACTTAAATTTGAAAAACTAATTCTGCAAGCTCCATTATTATCTTCAGAAATACAGCAAAAACAAAAAGAAAGAGCAATAAAAATAGCAGAAGAATTTCATCACAAAAATAACAGCGCCATCAGCAACGTATTCGCCGATATCATCTCATTAATCGTATTTGCATTCATAATTGCTACTAGTAAAAGAGAAGTAGCAATACTACAATTATTTATTGATGATACAGTCTACGGACTTAGTGACAGTGCCAAAGCTTTTTTAATTATTTTATTAACAGACATGTTTGTCGGTTTCCACTCACCCCACGGATGGGAAGTACTGCTTGAAGGAATCGCAAAACATTTAGGAATTACACCCACAAGAGATGTAATATTTCTATTCATCGCCACATTCCCCGTCATCCTAGATACTATTTGTAAATACTGGATATTTCGTTATTTAAGTCGTATCTCACCTTCGGCATTGGCTACATTTAAAGAAATGAATGAGTAATTGGGAATTGGGCATGGGGCATGGGTAATTGGTAATTGGTAATTGGTAATTGGTAATTGGTAATTGGGAAGAGGGAGTAGAGGGGGAAGAAAATTCTTACTTCTTAACTATTCACTATTCACTATTCACTGTTCACTGTTCACTGCTCACTGTTAACTGCTCACTGTCAACTGACTATCTCAAACCCCTGCAAACCTTCTAATTGCGAATATTCTACTTGCACATCTTTGACAACAGCAGCATCTGAACCTTGATGGCACCAGCGAATCATTTTTTCTACAGTTTCCGAAGCACCTTCAAAAACAGCTTCAACGCGACTGTCGGGAAGATTTTTTACCCATCCGTTTAAACCCAAGTTTCTAGCTGCATTCATCGTAGAGTAACGATAGCCGACTCCTTGAACTTTTCCCGAGATGAATACATGAGCGCGAGTTTGTTTTGGTAAAGTGGGATTTGACATGATTTTACAGTTATCAGTGAACAGCGAACAGTTATCAGTCAAAGGTGTATGATGCGTTAAAACCTTCCGTTTATAATACACCCCACAAAGGAAGATATTAGATAATTATGATTTTTTATCTGCGCTTACACCGTAGTATTAAAGAAGAGGGTAAAAGTGAGATTTTCGTACTTTATTCAATATAAAATCAATTTAAAATAAAAATTTTTAAACTCAACACCTATAAACTTAACAATATATACAAAATCCAAAATCTACAATCTAAAATTCAAAATGGAATTACCTCCCCTCACTACAGATACAATTTGGGCAATTCTTAACAAAGAAATTGACGATACTACTGTTAACCAGTTGGTATGGCATTACTTGGGTTATGGTTACGATGAATCTACGGGTAAGTGGGATGCAAATAATGCCTCTGAAGAATGGCGTAGCGAATATCCAGAGCCACCAGATTTTATTGCTAATCGTCCGCCAACGGTTAAGTTAACCCGTTCGATTCCCAAGGAAAACAAACAAATGCTCAAGGAATTTTTGGGATTTACTGGTTACAAAATAGGCGAATTTGGTCCTAGGGAAACACGTAGAGCAACTGCTGCAAATTGGTTACTCAGCTATATGAAAATTAATGGTTATTGTTAGCGAGTAGTAAGTAATGAGTAACAAGTAGCTAATAGATAATTCTACACCTTTAACCTTTAACCTTTAACCTTTAACCTTTAAAAATGCGTTTTTCTAAATTACTATTATCTTCCATAGCTGTCTGCATTACGGTTGGTTTGGTGTTAATAAATAATCCTGTCAATGCACAGAGGAATCTACCGCAGGAAAAAACTGTCGGCAATATTGAAACAGTTGCAACTTTCAACGATGCTATGCCTACCGGTGTGACGGTATCGCAAACGGGAAGAGTTTTTGTTAATTTTCCCCGTTGGGGAGACAAGGTTGATTTTACGGTGGCTGAGGTCAAAAATAATCGTAGTATTCCTTATCCCAATGCTGAAATTAATGTTGCAAATAAAGATAAACCCAAGGATTCTTTACTTTCAGTACAGAGTGTAGTTATTGATGCTTTAGACCGTTTGTGGATTTTAGATACGGGAAGCATTGAATTTGCTCCGACAATCAATGGTGGTGCAAAATTAGTCGGAGTTGACTTAAAGACAAATAAGATTTTCAAGAAAATAGTTTTCCCAGAAGACGTAGCCTTGAAAACCACATATTTAAATGATGTTCGCTTCGACTTGCGACGGGGCAAGGAAGGAATGGCTTTTATCACCGATTCGTCACTAACTGGAGCAAATGCGATTATTATCGTTGATTTGGCTACGGGGAAAAGCTGGAGAAGATTAAACAATCATCCATCAACAAAAGCAGAAGATATTGACAAATTTTTGCCCATAGTGGAAGGACAACCTTTAATGTCTCGTCCACCAAATGCAGAACCCAGTCCTTTTAAAGTTGGTGCAGACGGAATTGCAATTAGTAGCGATGGCGGAAGATTGTATTACTGTCCGCTTTCAGGTAGAACTTTGTACAGCGTCAATGTAGACGCATTAGTACAGCCAGCATCGGAAGAACAAGTTGCCAAAACTGTAATTAATCACGGCGATAAAGGTGGTGCTTCCGACGGATTAGAATCCGATGCCCAAAACCGGATTTACGTTACCAACTATGAAGACAACGCGATATTGCGACGTTTACCAAATGGAATGTACGAAACCGTAGTTCACGATTCCCGCTTATTGTGGCCAGATACATTATCATTAGCTACAAACGGATATTTGTACTTCACCGCCAACCAGCTTCACCGTCAGCCCAATTTTCACAACGGCAAAGATTTACGCCAGAAACCCTACAGCATATTTCGTACCAAAGTTGATGCCAAACCCGTTTTGTTAAAGTAGCGAAAAAAGAGTAGCAAGTAGTAAGTAGTAAGTAGTAAGTAGTAAGTAGCAAGTAGTAAGTAGTAAGTAGCAAGTAGCAAGTAGATAGTTAATAATTTTCCCCTATTCCCAATTACCAATTACCAATGCCCCATGCCCCATGCCCAATGCCCAATTCCCAATCCCAACTTAACTATATGCCCGAAATAGAATACAATAGTTTGAGGAAAATATGATAAATGTTTTCTGGGATTTTTTTAAGGCGATCGCTCTATAACGGCGATCGCTTTTGCTTTTGTTTGCGGTTGGTGAATTCCGCCTTTTCAAATTATTTTCCCTTAAGTTAAAGAGTTTGGGTAAGATTACCGTAATGGGAATTACAAATAAAATATTGAAAATATAGAATTGCCCTAACACCTTCTTTGAAGAAGCAAACTAAAACCCAAAACCCAAAATCGAATGACTGAATCAGGAAGCTACAAAAAAACGGTAAATTTACCTAAGACTAAGTTTGATATGCGGGCTAATGCTACGAAGCGCGAACCCGAAATCCAAAAGTTTTGGGCTGAAAATAAAGTTTACGAACGCCTTTCTCAAGAGAATCCTGGCGAATTATTTATATTACATGACGGACCGCCCTACGCAAACGGTTCGCTACATATTGGTCACGCTTTAAATAAAATTCTTAAAGATATTATTAACCGCTACAAGATATTACAAGGTCGTAAAATTAGCTATGTACCCGGTTGGGACTGTCACGGTTTGCCAATTGAATTAAAAGTTTTGCAAACCATGAAGTCTTCGGAGCGTCAGGAATTAACTCCTTTGAAGCTGCGAAATAAAGCCAAAGACTTTGCTTGGGAAGCTGTCAACGAGCAGCGCGAAAGTTTTAAGAGATATGGTGTTTGGGGTGATTGGGAGCATCCTTATTTAACTTCCAATCCTCAATATGAAGCCGAACAGATTGCTGTTTTTGGCGATATGTTTTTGAAAGGTTACATCTATCGCGGTTTAAAACCCGTACATTGGAGTCCTAGCTCAAAAACTGCTTTGGCTGAAGCTGAATTAGAATATCCCGAAGGACATACTTCACCGAGTATCTATGCTGCTTTCCCGATGACCAATTTAGCGGATGCAGCAAAGGATAAATTATCAGAGTTTTTACCCGATTTGGGTGTAGCAATTTGGACGACAACACCTTGGACAATTCCCGGTAACTTAGCCGTCGCGGTGAATCCAGACCTTAATTATGCTGTGGTGGAAGTTGAGAATTTATCTGCTGTAGACTTTAAATATCTCATCGTTGCTGCGGATTTAGCCGAGCGTCTTTCCGAAACATTTGGCGCTAAATTAACCGTCAAAGCGACTTTCAAAGGAAAAGAATTAGAAAATTCTACTTACCGTCATCCCTTATTTGACAGAGAATCTCCAGTAATTATCGGTGGAGATTACATCACCACAGAATCCGGTACCGGCTTAGTTCATACCGCACCAGGTCACGGTCAAGAAGACTACATCGTCGGACAAAAGTATAATTTACCAATTTTGGCTCCAGTAGACGCAAACGGAAAGTTTACCGAAGAAGCAGGGAAGTTTGTTGGATTAAAAGTCGTTGGTGCAAAAGACCAAATCAGCGAAGGTAATCAAGCAATCATCGACGCATTAACCGAAGCCAAATCGCTAATCAAACACGAACCCTACGCTCACAAATATCCTTACGACTGGAGAACCAAAAAACCAACCATTTTCCGAGCTACCGAACAGTGGTTTGCTTCCGTAGAGAAATTCCGCGAAACAGCACTCGAACAAATCAAATCCGTCCAGTGGATTCCCGCTCAAGGACAAAACCGGATAACACCAATGGTTGCCGATAGAAATGACTGGTGTATTTCTCGTCAAAGAAGTTGGGGTGTTCCGATTCCGGTATTTTACGACGAAGAAACCAACGAAGTGGTATTGAACGAAGACACCATCAAACACGTTCAAGCAATTATCGCCGAAAAAGGTTCCGATGCTTGGTGGGAACTGTCCGTAGAAGATTTAATGCCCGAAAAATACCGAAACGACGGCAGAAAATACCGTAAAGGTATGGACACGATGGATGTATGGTTTGATTCCGGTTCCTCCTGGGCATCCGTAGTCGAACAGCGTCCCGAACTGCGCTATCCCGCCGACGTATATTTAGAAGGTTCCGACCAGCACCGGGGTTGGTTCCAATCGAGCTTACTTACCAGCGTCGCAGTTAACGGTGTCGCACCTTATAAAACAGTGTTGACTCACGGTTACACTTTAGACGAGAAAGGTTTCAAGCAAAGTAAATCCTTGGGTAACGTAATTGACCCCAGAGTAGTTATTGAAGGTGGTAAAAATCAAAAGCAAGAACCTGCTTATGGTGCTGACGTATTGCGGTTGTGGGTTTCATCGGTAGACTATACCAACGATGTCGGAATTGGTAAAAATACCTTGAAGCAAATCATGGATATCCGTAACAAGATTCGCAACACAACGCGCTTCTTATTGGGTAACTTACATGATTTCAACCCCGAGACAGATGCAGTAGCTTTTGAAGAATTAGCCGAAATCGACAAATACATGCTGCATCGGATGACAGAAGTGTTTACCGAAATTACCAATGCATACGAAACATTTCAATTTTCTCGCTTCTTCCAAGCAGTACAGAACTTTTGCATCGTCGATTTATCCAACTTCTACCTAGATGTCGGTAAAGATAGATTGTATATCAGCAGTGAAAACGGTTCCCGTCGTCGCAGCTGTCAAACAGTAATGCAAATCGCGCTAGAGAACTTAACCAAAGCCATTGCTCCGGTATTGGCTCATATGGCAGAAGACATCTGGCAATTTATCCCCTATGAAACCCCGCAAAAATCAGTATTTGAAGCCGGTTGGGTACAGTTAGAAGATAAATGGAAAAATCCCGACATCGTAAAATTCTGGGATAAAATCCGTCAAATTCGTAACGACGTAAATAAAGTATTAGAAGAAGCCAGAATTGATAAAATGATTGGTTCTTCCTTAGAAGCGAAAGTATTGCTTTACGTCAAAGACGAAGAATTGCGGAATGCGATTAAATCATTAAATGATAATAGTAATAACAACGTAGACGAACTTCGCTACCTGTTTCTGACATCTCAAGCAGAAATATTAGATAATCCCGGAGTTGATGATTGTAAACACAAAATGCAGTCAGATAACTGGGAAATTGGTGTCGCAAAAGCAGATGGGCACAAATGCGATAGATGCTGGAATTACTCCACCAAAGTCGGAGAATCAACAGAGCATCCGCTGTTGTGCGAAAGATGCGTTAATGCATTAGCAGGGGAATTCTAAAATACACAGTCACCAATGTAGAGACGTAGCAGTGCTACGTCTCCCCGCATTTAGGATTGTACCGATAACTTCCTAAAACAAAATCCTTCACCAACAAAACACACAAAAATAAGAAATATTGTAGCGCTCAAAATCGCCTAGGATTGAAAATCCCAGGCTAATAGCTCAACTCTACTTAAGTAGACTGAAAATCTTTCCCAGTCATATTTATCTCCTAACTAACACATTTTCAAACCCTTATACAGTAAAGCTTTTAGCCAAAGTAAAAAAAAGGGTTAGTTTCATTTGTTGTGAAGGATTTTAACACCTTTGACCTTCGACCTTTAACCTTTAACCTTCATCGGAGGCTCACATCTTGCACCATCTTCAACAACCGCTTGAGAATTTATTCTCAGGCTCATACACGAAGTCTGATAAATCAGACTGGGTAAGAGTTTTAGTGCGTTTTAACGCACTTTGTATATTAGCCTGGGAATTTATTCCAAGGCGGTTATCGCGACTGGTGCAAGATATCAGATAAATATGACTTTTGCTATCAGACGGAGAGCAGCGCGTTGCCGAGGTTCCCTCGGTTGTAGCGACTGCGGGGGGTTTGCAACTAGGCTGTGTACTTTGATAAAATTTCGACATTTTTGATTCATACAACTTTTATGTCGGGAATAATCGAAATATTAAGCCCTCACCCCGCCTTCGGCTCCCCTCTCCCAAGCTTGGGAGAGGGCAATATCTTTAGGCTAAGACACGTTTTTGTATGGATTTTTATGCTTTAAAAAACACAAAGTACACAGCCTAGTTTGCAACCCCCGGTGGTGTAGAGAATGCTGCTGTTCGGTCAGTTCAACCCAACCTACCACTAAAAAAACGCATCCGTTGTTAAAATCGTTATTCCTGCCGAAGTTTGTAGCTCATCGAAAATCCCTCAACCCCACCATTCATATAATTCAAACTTATATTGATTTTGGCGATCGCAGCTTATTCGCTTATCAATTAAAATTTTATCGATATCAATAACGTTGCACTTGGTGCGTTTAAGGTGATTGGCTTTCATCCCCGTTGAGGGGAATTGGTTTGGAAAGTTTTGAAAAATCTCCCGATTTTTAAGGGGGCGCTTAAGTTTAATGGGTGGGTCAGGGATATCGCTACCCCCTTCCCCCCGACAAACCGGACAAGCAAGTTACCAAGCATCCGGCTTTAGCCAATCCTAACGCTTCCAGGGACTGGGTTTAATTCTTGTAAGTCCTGCACAAATACCTCGTCTTCACACCCAGGGGCTACTGAATGTACTTGTCGGTGACAGTAGTAATGCATCAATTCTAGATTAGCGTAAGTATCTTTACCACCCCTACTTTGAGGAACTTTGTGATGTTTTTGAATTGGTTCATCATTAAACAATGATTCCCCACAAACGCAACACTTATATCCTTGTTTTCGGGCTAGCTTTTGGTAAGAAGGAATTAGATTTTGAGATTTTCTCTTAGTTCTTGACTCCCAATATTTAACCAAATCTGGGTTATCATAAGAAGCATCACCTTTGACTAAAGTGTGCCTTCTAATATTGAACCAACTAAACTTGAGAAGATACTGACCTGTCCGCTTATCCCCCTCCGGGTTCACCAGTTTGCTTATGCCGGGGAACCCGTCCACCGCAACTGGTTCACCGAACACCCAGTTATCATTTCTATCAAAGTTTAGTCGTCCCCAGTACTTATGTTTACGCCATCCAGAACTTTTCTTTGGATGC comes from Rivularia sp. PCC 7116 and encodes:
- a CDS encoding serine protease codes for the protein MMHFWHRWKFIGCFSCLSLVLSVSNLCCTLSAGSTNAVCENQSQAKQSSILSAKQLRHRAEQISVNVMAPSIVGTGFLLKKQGCVYTVVTNAHVLRAGKPPYRIKTSDNRIWEAQTRYVASEKGDDLAILEFRTRGESYPVAPIGVKPIPGTAVVAAGFPFVEGDTRVKFRLTAGKVSLVLDKALQGGYQIGYTNDIQKGMSGGALLNLRGEVVGVNGMHAFPLWDIPSVFESGEEADKALHEKIVRLSWAVPMQKVERLNR
- a CDS encoding COP23 domain-containing protein, which produces MKLGLLVRVLSGAAISSLTVFTAVTFSNQPSYAGGATFYCGTSTYRNKSVPTTFARTQDGKKVPIVRWISNYFPPPWTPKKRCGAVSNKFQRFYDHGILRYITADTLKGQPVLCATPSPGIGCTSDTVLFTLKPGSNPQATIRRLLDRRGLAGGMVLNESANSVDVDFEMYLQSGSNEARKRK
- a CDS encoding proton extrusion protein PcxA — protein: MYKSKKSLFQAIQQSWRFINKWFLDTPQRALLLAYEAALKIRDIEDKHFSGNKISEESNIYTANVLSYWQAELEKYLKTINFRLAEFQRSSSLLTVTDKTFLDKLKFIDEVTARYAVDKEFTTKRRIVTTQSNTQEQKEHYELDYDDTDINKMKVKPVTVKTGLFPGSITRSFKKIIKELSPRAEEKTVRDFRTSSKRTRIALKFLATLIIVPFLTYLFLKQLVIYPIVERVRTDAATDAFLNSHIEEQVLQEFKFYQQELKFEKLILQAPLLSSEIQQKQKERAIKIAEEFHHKNNSAISNVFADIISLIVFAFIIATSKREVAILQLFIDDTVYGLSDSAKAFLIILLTDMFVGFHSPHGWEVLLEGIAKHLGITPTRDVIFLFIATFPVILDTICKYWIFRYLSRISPSALATFKEMNE
- a CDS encoding acylphosphatase, producing MSNPTLPKQTRAHVFISGKVQGVGYRYSTMNAARNLGLNGWVKNLPDSRVEAVFEGASETVEKMIRWCHQGSDAAVVKDVQVEYSQLEGLQGFEIVS
- a CDS encoding DUF1823 family protein — its product is MELPPLTTDTIWAILNKEIDDTTVNQLVWHYLGYGYDESTGKWDANNASEEWRSEYPEPPDFIANRPPTVKLTRSIPKENKQMLKEFLGFTGYKIGEFGPRETRRATAANWLLSYMKINGYC
- a CDS encoding L-dopachrome tautomerase-related protein, which encodes MRFSKLLLSSIAVCITVGLVLINNPVNAQRNLPQEKTVGNIETVATFNDAMPTGVTVSQTGRVFVNFPRWGDKVDFTVAEVKNNRSIPYPNAEINVANKDKPKDSLLSVQSVVIDALDRLWILDTGSIEFAPTINGGAKLVGVDLKTNKIFKKIVFPEDVALKTTYLNDVRFDLRRGKEGMAFITDSSLTGANAIIIVDLATGKSWRRLNNHPSTKAEDIDKFLPIVEGQPLMSRPPNAEPSPFKVGADGIAISSDGGRLYYCPLSGRTLYSVNVDALVQPASEEQVAKTVINHGDKGGASDGLESDAQNRIYVTNYEDNAILRRLPNGMYETVVHDSRLLWPDTLSLATNGYLYFTANQLHRQPNFHNGKDLRQKPYSIFRTKVDAKPVLLK
- the ileS gene encoding isoleucine--tRNA ligase, producing MTESGSYKKTVNLPKTKFDMRANATKREPEIQKFWAENKVYERLSQENPGELFILHDGPPYANGSLHIGHALNKILKDIINRYKILQGRKISYVPGWDCHGLPIELKVLQTMKSSERQELTPLKLRNKAKDFAWEAVNEQRESFKRYGVWGDWEHPYLTSNPQYEAEQIAVFGDMFLKGYIYRGLKPVHWSPSSKTALAEAELEYPEGHTSPSIYAAFPMTNLADAAKDKLSEFLPDLGVAIWTTTPWTIPGNLAVAVNPDLNYAVVEVENLSAVDFKYLIVAADLAERLSETFGAKLTVKATFKGKELENSTYRHPLFDRESPVIIGGDYITTESGTGLVHTAPGHGQEDYIVGQKYNLPILAPVDANGKFTEEAGKFVGLKVVGAKDQISEGNQAIIDALTEAKSLIKHEPYAHKYPYDWRTKKPTIFRATEQWFASVEKFRETALEQIKSVQWIPAQGQNRITPMVADRNDWCISRQRSWGVPIPVFYDEETNEVVLNEDTIKHVQAIIAEKGSDAWWELSVEDLMPEKYRNDGRKYRKGMDTMDVWFDSGSSWASVVEQRPELRYPADVYLEGSDQHRGWFQSSLLTSVAVNGVAPYKTVLTHGYTLDEKGFKQSKSLGNVIDPRVVIEGGKNQKQEPAYGADVLRLWVSSVDYTNDVGIGKNTLKQIMDIRNKIRNTTRFLLGNLHDFNPETDAVAFEELAEIDKYMLHRMTEVFTEITNAYETFQFSRFFQAVQNFCIVDLSNFYLDVGKDRLYISSENGSRRRSCQTVMQIALENLTKAIAPVLAHMAEDIWQFIPYETPQKSVFEAGWVQLEDKWKNPDIVKFWDKIRQIRNDVNKVLEEARIDKMIGSSLEAKVLLYVKDEELRNAIKSLNDNSNNNVDELRYLFLTSQAEILDNPGVDDCKHKMQSDNWEIGVAKADGHKCDRCWNYSTKVGESTEHPLLCERCVNALAGEF